One Erythrobacter sp. SDW2 genomic region harbors:
- a CDS encoding cytochrome c1, which translates to MIRLFSIAAGLVFTIVVLTAFGFGAYTAATEPVVKDAAHEFYQKPKAPAGGFSFDGPLGKWDQAQLQRGLKVYSEVCAACHSLKYVAFRSLTQLGYTEGQVKAFAASKQVPGIDPVTGEATTRPGLPTDHFPSPYPNEVAARAANNNAIPPDLSLMTKARPDGTNYVYSLLVGYGEAPAELKKEFPEFETPPGLNYNKYFPNLNIAMAAPLAIDDQVTYDDGTKATVDQMAQDVAAFLTWTAEPSLVKRKQTGWAVLGFLLFATILAYLSKQQIWAAVKPKKAK; encoded by the coding sequence ATGATCCGCCTCTTTTCCATCGCCGCCGGCCTCGTTTTCACGATCGTCGTGCTTACCGCATTCGGTTTCGGTGCCTACACCGCCGCGACCGAACCGGTGGTCAAGGACGCCGCGCACGAGTTCTACCAGAAGCCCAAGGCCCCGGCCGGCGGCTTCTCCTTCGACGGCCCGCTCGGCAAGTGGGACCAAGCTCAACTGCAGCGCGGCCTCAAGGTTTACAGCGAAGTCTGCGCCGCTTGCCATAGCCTCAAGTATGTGGCGTTCCGCAGCCTGACCCAGCTTGGCTACACCGAAGGCCAGGTGAAGGCTTTCGCCGCATCGAAGCAGGTTCCCGGAATCGACCCGGTGACCGGCGAGGCGACCACCCGTCCGGGCCTGCCGACCGATCACTTCCCGTCCCCCTATCCCAACGAAGTTGCGGCGCGTGCGGCGAACAACAACGCCATCCCGCCGGACCTTTCGCTGATGACCAAGGCGCGTCCTGACGGCACCAATTACGTCTATTCGCTGCTGGTCGGTTACGGCGAGGCGCCGGCCGAGCTGAAGAAGGAGTTCCCGGAATTCGAAACGCCGCCGGGGCTGAACTACAACAAGTACTTTCCCAACCTCAACATCGCCATGGCGGCTCCGCTTGCGATCGACGACCAGGTGACTTACGACGATGGCACCAAGGCGACCGTCGACCAGATGGCGCAGGACGTTGCTGCTTTCCTGACCTGGACCGCCGAACCCTCGCTGGTGAAGCGCAAGCAGACCGGCTGGGCCGTCCTCGGCTTCCTGCTGTTCGCCACCATCCTGGCCTATCTGTCGAAGCAGCAGATCTGGGCCGCAGTGAAGCCCAAGAAGGCCAAGTAA
- a CDS encoding adenine phosphoribosyltransferase, which produces MTPDALKTLIRTVPDFPAPGIQFRDITTLLSHGEGLAATVMHLAGAAHLAGAEAIAGMEARGFIFGTGVAVELGIGFIPVRKPGKLPVVTIGVDYALEYGTDRLEVDPTAISAGQRVVIVDDLIATGGTALAAARLLRQAGAVVEQALFVIDLPELGGADRLREAGVTVDALMAFDGH; this is translated from the coding sequence ATGACCCCTGACGCGCTCAAAACCCTGATCCGGACCGTGCCGGACTTTCCCGCGCCCGGTATCCAGTTCCGCGACATCACTACCCTGCTCAGTCATGGCGAAGGCCTCGCCGCGACCGTGATGCACCTCGCCGGCGCCGCCCACCTGGCAGGCGCGGAGGCGATTGCGGGGATGGAGGCGCGCGGCTTCATCTTTGGAACCGGTGTGGCGGTGGAGTTGGGGATCGGCTTCATTCCCGTGCGCAAGCCGGGCAAGCTGCCGGTCGTCACCATCGGGGTCGACTATGCCCTCGAGTACGGGACCGACCGGCTGGAAGTCGACCCGACCGCGATCAGCGCGGGCCAGCGGGTCGTGATTGTCGATGACCTGATCGCCACCGGTGGCACCGCACTGGCGGCAGCAAGACTGTTGCGACAGGCGGGGGCCGTGGTGGAGCAGGCCCTGTTCGTGATCGACTTGCCCGAACTCGGCGGGGCCGACCGTCTGCGCGAGGCCGGAGTCACGGTGGATGCACTGATGGCCTTCGACGGCCACTGA
- a CDS encoding cytochrome b N-terminal domain-containing protein — protein sequence MSFPWAKQYTPTNPLMQWMDEKLPLPRLVYNAVGAGYPVPRNLSYFWNFGVLAGFCLVLQIITGVVLAMHYAADATVAFGKVEHIMRDVNWGWMLRYMHANGASFFFMVLYIHIFRGFFYSSYKAPREMIWLLGVVIFLLTMATAFMGYVLPWGQMSFWGAKVITGLFGAIPLVGEPLQVWLLGGFAPDDAALNRFFSLHFLLPFVIAGVVILHIWALHLTGSSNPTGVEVKSESDTIPFHPYYTAKDGFGLGVFLILFAAFVFFMPNVLGHPDNYIEANPLSTPAHIVPEWYFYPFYAILRAFTFDFILPAKLWGVLAMFAAILVWFLLPWLDRSPVRSGHYRPLFRKFFWFGLIPCMIVLFICGGAPAAEPFVMISQIATAYYFLHFFVIIPLISSFEQPEPLPYSITEAVLGSDNDAVLGENKAPAA from the coding sequence ATGAGCTTTCCCTGGGCCAAGCAATATACCCCCACCAACCCGCTGATGCAGTGGATGGACGAAAAGCTGCCGTTGCCGCGGCTCGTCTACAACGCTGTCGGTGCGGGCTACCCGGTGCCGCGCAACCTCAGTTATTTCTGGAACTTCGGCGTCCTCGCCGGTTTCTGCCTCGTGCTGCAGATCATCACCGGCGTCGTTTTGGCGATGCATTATGCGGCTGATGCGACGGTTGCTTTCGGCAAGGTCGAGCACATTATGCGCGACGTCAACTGGGGCTGGATGCTGCGCTACATGCACGCCAACGGTGCCAGCTTCTTCTTCATGGTGCTCTACATCCATATTTTCCGCGGCTTCTTCTACAGCTCGTACAAGGCTCCGCGCGAAATGATCTGGTTGCTCGGCGTGGTGATCTTCCTGCTGACCATGGCGACCGCCTTCATGGGCTATGTGCTGCCGTGGGGCCAGATGAGCTTCTGGGGTGCCAAGGTCATCACCGGACTCTTTGGCGCGATCCCGCTCGTCGGCGAGCCGCTGCAGGTCTGGTTGCTTGGTGGCTTCGCGCCTGACGATGCGGCGCTCAACCGCTTCTTCTCGCTGCACTTCCTGCTGCCCTTCGTGATTGCAGGGGTTGTCATCCTGCACATCTGGGCGCTGCACCTGACGGGTTCGTCGAACCCGACTGGCGTCGAAGTGAAGAGTGAAAGCGACACCATCCCCTTCCACCCGTACTATACGGCGAAGGACGGCTTCGGGCTGGGCGTATTCCTGATCCTGTTCGCGGCCTTCGTGTTCTTCATGCCGAACGTGCTCGGCCACCCGGACAACTACATCGAGGCGAACCCGCTTTCGACCCCGGCACACATCGTCCCCGAATGGTATTTCTACCCGTTCTACGCGATCCTGCGCGCCTTCACCTTCGACTTCATCCTCCCGGCCAAGCTGTGGGGCGTGCTGGCAATGTTTGCCGCGATCCTGGTGTGGTTCCTGCTCCCGTGGCTTGACCGCTCGCCGGTTCGTTCGGGCCACTACCGCCCGCTGTTCCGGAAGTTCTTCTGGTTCGGCCTGATCCCCTGCATGATCGTCCTGTTCATCTGTGGTGGTGCGCCGGCAGCAGAACCCTTTGTGATGATCAGCCAGATCGCCACGGCCTACTACTTCCTGCACTTCTTCGTGATCATCCCGCTGATCTCGTCGTTCGAGCAGCCCGAACCGCTACCCTATTCGATCACCGAAGCGGTGCTCGGATCGGACAACGATGCCGTTCTGGGCGAGAACAAAGCGCCTGCGGCCTGA
- a CDS encoding sodium:proton antiporter — MESQATVIAAIGVLGIGAQWIAWRTGWPAIVLMLLAGFLAGPVLGVLDPEATFGDLMEPMISIGVALILFEGGLSLDLRELRHSGSAVWRLATIGVFVGWFLGAMAGYYVAGLVWPVAVLFGGILIVTGPTVVIPMLRQATIQPRPASILKWEGIVNDPTGALCAVIAYEYFRKLAESPGASLFEVVPPLIIAAALSGAIGYAAARAIAWLFPRGAIPEYLKVPVLFIAVIGVFVLCNSIEHEAGLVAVTVMGIALANMNVSSLRSVHPFKENIAVLLVSGIFILLAASLQREELAYLQSSWRPLAFILTLLFLVRPLTVLISLLGSPIPWNERLFVAWIAPRGIVLVAISGLFALRLGDLNIEGGQLLIGLSFAVVVATVIAHGFTVNLAARLLNIKGTTRPGLMIVGSTPWTIALAKQMQTLKTPVMVADPSWQRLAPARREGIPYYHGEILNEATEHNLDLTPYRVMVAATDNEAYNALVCNEFAHEIGRDSVYQLGQAEDDDHRKLPESLRGRALFESGFGVTDVNERQQQGWVFRRTRLTEEYDFDDAVADLPEDAHLLLLLREASGVMRFFTHAARPEPRAGDIVLSFVPPQARTTDEVASRRQGKTGGRGKGAVPA, encoded by the coding sequence ATGGAATCGCAGGCAACCGTAATCGCCGCCATCGGCGTACTGGGCATCGGCGCGCAATGGATTGCGTGGCGTACCGGCTGGCCGGCGATCGTGCTGATGCTGCTGGCGGGTTTCCTCGCCGGACCGGTGCTCGGCGTCCTCGATCCCGAGGCAACCTTCGGCGACTTGATGGAGCCGATGATCAGCATCGGCGTTGCCCTGATCCTGTTCGAAGGCGGCCTGAGTCTTGACCTGCGTGAGCTGCGCCACTCGGGCAGCGCGGTGTGGCGGCTCGCCACGATCGGCGTGTTCGTCGGGTGGTTCCTGGGAGCCATGGCCGGGTACTATGTCGCCGGCCTCGTCTGGCCCGTCGCGGTGCTGTTCGGCGGCATTCTCATCGTAACCGGGCCGACGGTCGTTATTCCGATGCTGCGCCAGGCGACAATCCAGCCCCGTCCTGCATCGATCCTCAAGTGGGAAGGTATCGTCAACGATCCCACCGGCGCGCTGTGTGCGGTTATCGCCTATGAGTACTTTCGCAAACTGGCAGAAAGCCCCGGCGCCTCGCTGTTCGAGGTCGTCCCGCCGCTCATCATCGCCGCCGCATTGTCTGGCGCGATCGGCTATGCTGCTGCGCGGGCCATTGCCTGGCTGTTCCCGCGCGGTGCCATTCCCGAATACCTAAAGGTACCTGTGCTGTTTATCGCGGTCATCGGCGTTTTCGTGCTGTGCAACAGCATCGAGCACGAGGCCGGACTGGTAGCGGTTACGGTGATGGGCATCGCCTTGGCCAACATGAACGTCTCGAGCCTGCGCAGTGTCCATCCGTTCAAGGAAAACATCGCCGTCCTGCTGGTCTCGGGCATCTTCATCCTGCTCGCCGCTTCGCTCCAGCGCGAGGAACTGGCCTATCTCCAGTCGAGCTGGCGCCCGCTCGCCTTTATCCTCACACTCCTGTTCCTTGTCCGCCCACTGACCGTGCTCATCAGCCTGCTCGGCAGCCCGATCCCGTGGAACGAGCGGCTGTTCGTGGCCTGGATCGCCCCGCGCGGCATTGTGCTGGTGGCCATCTCGGGCTTGTTTGCCCTGCGTCTGGGTGACCTCAACATCGAAGGCGGGCAACTGCTGATCGGGCTGAGCTTCGCCGTAGTGGTGGCGACGGTCATTGCGCACGGCTTCACCGTCAACCTTGCTGCGCGCCTGCTGAATATCAAGGGCACCACGCGCCCCGGGCTGATGATTGTCGGCAGCACGCCATGGACGATTGCGTTGGCCAAGCAGATGCAGACGCTCAAGACACCGGTAATGGTGGCGGACCCCAGCTGGCAACGGCTCGCCCCGGCCCGGCGCGAAGGCATTCCCTACTATCACGGCGAAATTCTCAACGAAGCGACCGAGCACAATCTCGATCTGACGCCCTACAGGGTGATGGTCGCGGCAACCGATAACGAGGCTTACAACGCGCTCGTCTGCAACGAATTCGCGCACGAGATCGGCCGGGACAGCGTCTACCAGCTGGGCCAAGCGGAGGACGACGACCACCGCAAACTACCCGAAAGCCTCCGCGGTCGTGCGTTGTTCGAATCCGGTTTCGGCGTCACCGACGTCAACGAGCGACAACAGCAGGGCTGGGTCTTCCGCAGGACCCGGTTGACCGAAGAATATGATTTCGATGACGCTGTCGCCGATCTGCCGGAGGATGCCCATCTCCTCTTGCTGTTGCGGGAGGCGAGCGGCGTGATGCGGTTCTTCACCCACGCCGCCCGGCCGGAGCCGAGGGCGGGCGATATCGTCCTGTCGTTCGTACCGCCGCAGGCCCGCACCACGGATGAGGTCGCCAGCCGCCGACAGGGCAAGACCGGCGGGCGCGGCAAGGGCGCGGTGCCGGCATGA
- the pgeF gene encoding peptidoglycan editing factor PgeF, with protein MTDTLDITRSALLGGLPHGFLGRAGGVSTGEVAGLQMGFGAEDAPEHVADNRRRAVAAILPGAALVMPYQVHSPDAVVVDVPWSHEDRPRADAVVTDRPGLLLGVVTADCAPVLLADHEAGVVAAAHAGWRGAQGGVIEATLEAMEQQGAQAGRIVAAIGPCIAQASYEVDAPFRAHFTPDDECHFAAGREGHWQFDLEGYVAARLRTCGVAAVDPLALDTYTLEDRYYSFRRATHRCEANYGRQASLIGLA; from the coding sequence TTGACTGACACGCTCGACATAACCCGGTCGGCCTTGCTCGGCGGGCTGCCGCATGGCTTCCTTGGCCGGGCTGGCGGGGTCAGCACCGGCGAGGTGGCAGGTCTGCAGATGGGTTTCGGGGCAGAGGATGCTCCCGAGCATGTGGCCGACAACCGCCGCCGCGCAGTCGCGGCCATACTGCCCGGCGCGGCGCTAGTGATGCCTTATCAGGTGCATTCGCCCGACGCGGTGGTGGTCGACGTGCCGTGGAGCCACGAGGACCGCCCCCGCGCCGATGCGGTGGTGACCGACCGGCCGGGGCTATTGCTCGGCGTGGTGACGGCCGATTGCGCCCCTGTCCTGCTGGCGGATCACGAGGCCGGGGTGGTCGCTGCCGCGCACGCTGGCTGGCGCGGGGCGCAGGGCGGGGTGATCGAGGCGACACTTGAAGCGATGGAGCAGCAAGGAGCACAGGCGGGGCGAATTGTCGCGGCGATCGGGCCGTGCATTGCGCAGGCCAGCTATGAAGTCGATGCCCCGTTCCGGGCCCATTTCACCCCCGATGACGAATGCCATTTTGCCGCTGGCCGCGAGGGGCACTGGCAGTTCGACCTGGAAGGCTATGTCGCGGCGCGGCTGCGCACCTGCGGCGTGGCCGCGGTCGATCCGCTCGCGCTTGATACCTACACGTTGGAAGATCGCTACTATTCCTTCCGCCGGGCAACCCATCGCTGCGAAGCGAATTACGGGCGGCAGGCCTCGCTGATCGGGCTGGCCTGA
- the petA gene encoding ubiquinol-cytochrome c reductase iron-sulfur subunit, which yields MADNSGAAAADVVTDQNEGGVDRRDFINIAAISAAGIGGLAVVYPLVSQMAPSADVLAESSTELDVSAIQPGQAIKAVFRKQPLFVRRLTAEEIQAANATPLGELRDAQTLAERTKEGHNDLLVTMGVCTHLGCVPLGAAEGENKGEFGGYFCPCHGSHYDTAGRIRKGPAPTNLEVPEYAFSPDGAKITVG from the coding sequence ATGGCTGACAATTCGGGCGCCGCTGCGGCGGATGTCGTAACCGACCAGAACGAAGGCGGCGTCGACCGCCGTGACTTCATCAATATCGCTGCGATCAGCGCTGCCGGCATCGGCGGGCTCGCGGTGGTCTATCCTTTGGTCAGCCAGATGGCGCCTTCGGCCGACGTGCTGGCGGAAAGCTCGACCGAGCTTGACGTGTCGGCGATCCAGCCGGGCCAGGCGATCAAGGCGGTGTTCCGCAAGCAGCCATTGTTCGTGCGCCGCTTGACCGCGGAAGAGATTCAGGCTGCCAATGCCACCCCGCTGGGCGAACTGCGCGACGCACAGACCCTGGCTGAGCGGACCAAGGAAGGGCACAACGACCTGCTCGTCACCATGGGCGTCTGCACCCACCTCGGCTGCGTGCCGTTGGGTGCCGCCGAAGGCGAGAACAAGGGCGAGTTCGGCGGCTATTTCTGCCCCTGCCATGGTTCGCACTACGACACCGCCGGCCGCATCCGCAAAGGCCCGGCACCGACCAATCTGGAAGTGCCGGAATACGCATTCTCGCCTGACGGCGCCAAGATCACCGTCGGCTAA
- the pepN gene encoding aminopeptidase N — MDVARNPEMADAAPTPHEPPVIRREDYRPFPWLVPEIALDFDLGLEATRVVAKLTVARNAKADALPTIRLNGDGLAPLSVKVDGEPVSDWSMNGDDLMLPLPGEAHTIEIATQIDPAANTQLMGLYASNGMLCTQCESEGFRRITFFPDRPDVLSTYTVRMRGPKAQFPILLCNGNKMAEGEDGADHWAEWHDPWPKPSYLFALVAGDLVANSSSFTTMSGRKVELNVWVREADLPRTDHAMESLKKSMKWDEEVFGREYDLDLFNIVAVSDFNMGAMENKGLNVFNTKYVLADPDTATDADFDAIEGVIAHEYFHNWSGNRVTCRDWFQLSLKEGFTVLRDQLFSQDMQGEAVKRIEDVRVLRSAQFPEDSGPLAHPIRPDSYREISNFYTATVYNKGAEVIRMMRVMAGPQAFRQGTDLYFDRHDGEAATCEDFVKAMEDGAGLDLAQFRLWYSQAGTPKVDVALTHEGSTATLTLRQTVPPTPGQTAKLPMPIPLKIALFDRDSGTHSGEQLLILDSTEKVLAFEGFTAPPVLSINRGFTAPVAIERQVPREDLVFLAARDDDSFARYEAMQELVVGHLVAVLGDGLSQAEQAAGQDAIAGAFGAILTDAELDDSMRGELMMLPSQTYLMEQMLVADPGRIHEEREALKAWLGTRFKAELEALHDRVSAVPYSLEGAARGARKVKTQALVYLAAGDPAATAKRAWAQFEAADNMTDRQGALMVLCGLEGIERTNALIAFYNRYQGNELVIDKWFTLQALSLHPHALEHVKALAKHPDFTLRNPNRVRSLYMAFAGNPGAFHAAGGEGYRMLADLILALDPINPQTAARFVPPLGRWRRIEPGRAALMRAELERIASKKNLSRDTFEQVSRSLD; from the coding sequence ATGGACGTTGCACGCAATCCGGAAATGGCAGACGCTGCCCCCACGCCGCACGAACCGCCGGTTATCCGGCGCGAGGATTATCGGCCTTTCCCCTGGCTGGTACCGGAGATTGCACTCGATTTCGACTTGGGGCTCGAGGCCACCCGCGTGGTCGCGAAGCTGACCGTGGCCCGCAATGCCAAGGCCGATGCCTTGCCCACGATCCGCCTCAATGGCGATGGGCTCGCGCCGCTTTCGGTCAAGGTCGATGGCGAACCGGTCAGCGACTGGTCAATGAATGGTGACGACCTGATGCTGCCGCTGCCGGGCGAAGCGCACACCATCGAGATCGCGACCCAGATCGATCCTGCCGCCAATACCCAGCTGATGGGCCTCTATGCCTCGAACGGGATGCTCTGCACCCAGTGCGAATCGGAAGGGTTTCGGCGGATCACCTTCTTCCCCGACCGGCCCGATGTGCTCTCGACTTACACCGTGCGGATGCGCGGGCCCAAGGCGCAATTCCCGATCCTGCTGTGCAACGGCAACAAGATGGCCGAGGGCGAGGATGGGGCGGACCATTGGGCCGAATGGCACGATCCCTGGCCCAAGCCGAGCTACCTCTTTGCGCTGGTGGCAGGTGATCTCGTCGCCAACAGTTCCAGCTTTACGACCATGTCCGGCCGCAAGGTCGAACTCAACGTCTGGGTGCGCGAGGCCGATTTGCCGCGCACCGACCATGCGATGGAATCGCTCAAGAAGAGCATGAAGTGGGACGAGGAGGTCTTCGGCCGCGAATACGATCTCGACCTGTTCAACATCGTTGCGGTGAGCGACTTCAACATGGGGGCGATGGAGAACAAGGGGCTCAATGTCTTCAACACCAAATATGTGCTGGCCGACCCCGACACCGCCACCGATGCCGATTTCGACGCCATCGAAGGCGTGATCGCGCACGAGTACTTCCACAACTGGTCGGGCAACCGCGTCACCTGCCGCGACTGGTTCCAGCTGTCGCTGAAGGAAGGCTTCACCGTGCTGCGCGACCAGCTGTTCAGCCAGGACATGCAGGGAGAGGCGGTCAAGCGGATCGAGGATGTGCGGGTGCTGCGCAGCGCCCAGTTTCCCGAGGATTCGGGCCCGCTGGCCCATCCGATCCGGCCCGACAGCTACCGCGAGATCAGCAATTTCTATACCGCCACGGTCTACAACAAGGGTGCTGAAGTCATCCGCATGATGCGGGTGATGGCGGGGCCGCAGGCTTTCCGCCAGGGCACCGACCTCTACTTCGACCGCCACGATGGCGAAGCCGCCACCTGCGAGGATTTCGTCAAGGCGATGGAAGACGGGGCCGGTCTCGACCTCGCGCAGTTCCGGCTATGGTACTCACAGGCCGGCACGCCCAAGGTCGATGTCGCGCTGACGCATGAAGGCAGCACCGCAACGCTCACGCTCCGGCAGACTGTGCCGCCGACCCCGGGCCAGACGGCCAAGCTGCCGATGCCGATCCCGCTGAAGATCGCGCTGTTCGACCGCGATAGCGGCACGCATTCGGGCGAGCAGCTTCTCATTCTCGACAGCACCGAGAAGGTGCTGGCGTTCGAGGGTTTCACAGCCCCGCCGGTCCTTTCGATCAACCGCGGCTTCACCGCTCCGGTCGCCATCGAGCGGCAGGTCCCGCGCGAGGACCTCGTCTTCCTCGCCGCACGCGACGATGACAGCTTTGCCCGCTACGAAGCGATGCAGGAACTGGTCGTCGGCCATCTCGTCGCGGTGCTAGGGGATGGCCTGTCGCAGGCCGAACAGGCTGCCGGGCAGGACGCCATTGCCGGGGCTTTCGGTGCGATCCTGACCGACGCTGAGCTGGACGATTCGATGCGCGGCGAGCTGATGATGCTACCCAGCCAGACCTATCTGATGGAACAGATGCTGGTCGCCGATCCGGGCCGCATCCATGAGGAACGCGAGGCGCTGAAGGCCTGGCTGGGTACCCGTTTCAAGGCCGAACTCGAAGCGCTGCATGACCGCGTCTCGGCGGTTCCCTACAGCCTCGAAGGTGCGGCGCGCGGCGCGCGCAAGGTCAAGACGCAGGCGCTGGTCTATCTGGCGGCGGGTGACCCTGCCGCCACCGCCAAGCGCGCCTGGGCGCAGTTCGAGGCGGCGGACAACATGACCGACCGCCAGGGCGCGCTGATGGTGCTGTGCGGGCTCGAAGGGATCGAGCGGACCAACGCGCTGATCGCCTTCTACAACCGCTATCAGGGCAATGAGCTGGTGATCGACAAGTGGTTCACCCTGCAGGCGCTTTCGCTCCATCCCCATGCGCTCGAACATGTGAAGGCGCTGGCAAAGCATCCGGACTTCACCTTGCGCAACCCCAACCGCGTGCGGTCGCTCTACATGGCCTTCGCCGGCAATCCCGGCGCGTTCCATGCGGCTGGCGGCGAGGGCTACCGGATGCTGGCGGACCTGATCCTCGCGCTCGATCCGATCAACCCGCAGACGGCGGCGCGCTTTGTCCCGCCGCTGGGACGCTGGCGGCGGATCGAGCCGGGCCGTGCGGCGCTGATGCGGGCCGAGCTGGAGCGGATTGCCAGCAAAAAGAACCTGTCGCGCGATACATTCGAGCAGGTCAGTCGCAGTCTTGACTGA
- a CDS encoding DMT family transporter: MNDSTPSMLHPRVLVPFMLTGIIWGSTWFVITGQIDGVPPAWGVFYRFLLATPAMFLLAVVTGKSLRLGRQGQLLAVGVGLAQFCGNFLFVYHAELHITSGIVAVMFALLMVPNAIFARFVLGERVQGGFVLGSAVAIVGVVLLLVHEWRSAPMGDNVALGIVLTVGGILAASLANVVQANDVGRKLPMVSLLAWSMVYGVIADALFAWVTAGPPPLPQDWHFWAGTAYLAIIGSVVTFPLHYNLVREIGAGKTAYNSLVTVCVAMLLSTLFEDYRWSGLAIGGAALALLGMVIALRSRKAKGFKVGQASSFRHDTD; encoded by the coding sequence GTGAACGACAGCACGCCCTCGATGCTGCACCCGCGGGTGCTGGTGCCCTTCATGCTGACCGGCATAATCTGGGGTTCGACCTGGTTTGTCATCACCGGGCAGATCGACGGCGTGCCGCCCGCATGGGGTGTGTTCTACCGCTTCCTGCTAGCGACCCCGGCGATGTTCCTGCTGGCAGTCGTGACCGGCAAGAGCCTGCGGCTGGGCAGGCAGGGTCAGCTGCTCGCCGTGGGCGTCGGCCTCGCCCAGTTCTGCGGCAACTTCCTGTTCGTCTATCATGCGGAACTGCACATCACTTCCGGCATTGTCGCGGTCATGTTCGCGCTGCTGATGGTGCCCAATGCGATCTTCGCCCGCTTCGTGCTGGGCGAAAGAGTGCAGGGCGGCTTCGTGCTGGGGAGTGCGGTGGCGATTGTCGGCGTGGTGCTGCTGCTGGTGCACGAATGGCGCTCGGCTCCGATGGGGGACAACGTGGCGCTGGGGATCGTGCTGACCGTGGGCGGCATCCTTGCCGCCTCGCTCGCCAATGTGGTGCAGGCCAATGACGTTGGGCGCAAGCTGCCGATGGTCAGCCTGCTGGCCTGGTCGATGGTCTATGGCGTGATCGCCGATGCCCTGTTTGCCTGGGTCACGGCGGGACCGCCGCCTTTGCCGCAGGACTGGCACTTCTGGGCCGGGACCGCCTATCTCGCCATCATCGGCTCGGTGGTGACCTTCCCGCTGCACTACAACCTCGTGCGCGAGATCGGCGCGGGCAAGACCGCCTACAACTCGCTCGTCACCGTGTGCGTGGCGATGCTGCTGTCGACCCTGTTCGAGGATTACCGCTGGAGCGGGCTCGCCATCGGCGGCGCGGCGCTGGCGCTACTGGGCATGGTCATCGCGCTCCGCTCACGCAAGGCCAAGGGCTTCAAGGTCGGGCAGGCGAGCAGTTTCCGGCACGATACCGACTAA
- a CDS encoding SDR family NAD(P)-dependent oxidoreductase, producing MKQMFIFGLGYTAKRIAAALEREGWRVVSTGRDGTVRFDEEDAVREGLQISSHVLSSVPPGRESGADPVLETYGDALKHGWLGYLSSTGVYGDAQGAWVDESAPTGGGRRSARADCDALWLERGARVFRLPGIYGPGRSALDRVREGKAHRIDIPGQVFSRVHVDDIVSGVLAGLDAPPGAYNLADDLPCSQNSVIEEACRLLRTAPPPLQSMAEANLSLMARGFYAENRRVANGKAKRVLGWEPKYPDYRSGLAALL from the coding sequence ATGAAACAAATGTTCATCTTCGGGCTGGGCTACACGGCCAAACGGATCGCCGCCGCGCTGGAGCGCGAGGGGTGGCGCGTGGTCTCGACCGGCCGCGACGGCACAGTGCGGTTCGATGAGGAGGACGCGGTGCGGGAGGGGCTCCAAATCTCGAGCCATGTCCTGTCCTCGGTCCCGCCCGGACGCGAAAGCGGGGCCGATCCGGTGCTGGAGACCTATGGCGATGCTCTGAAGCACGGCTGGCTGGGCTATCTCTCCTCCACCGGCGTCTATGGCGATGCGCAGGGTGCCTGGGTGGACGAGAGCGCACCGACGGGCGGCGGTCGCCGCTCGGCGCGGGCGGACTGCGACGCGCTCTGGCTGGAGCGTGGTGCACGCGTGTTCCGCTTGCCGGGGATTTACGGCCCGGGGCGCAGCGCGCTCGACCGGGTTCGTGAAGGCAAGGCGCACAGGATCGATATTCCGGGCCAGGTCTTCAGCCGGGTCCATGTCGACGATATCGTCAGCGGCGTACTGGCGGGACTGGATGCACCGCCGGGGGCCTACAACCTCGCCGACGACCTGCCGTGCAGCCAGAACAGCGTGATCGAGGAGGCATGCCGCCTTCTGCGAACGGCCCCGCCGCCGCTGCAGAGCATGGCAGAAGCCAACCTCTCCCTCATGGCACGCGGCTTCTATGCCGAGAACCGCCGGGTGGCGAACGGCAAGGCGAAACGGGTGCTGGGGTGGGAACCGAAGTATCCCGATTATCGCAGCGGGCTGGCGGCGCTGCTTTAG